One region of Molothrus aeneus isolate 106 chromosome 1, BPBGC_Maene_1.0, whole genome shotgun sequence genomic DNA includes:
- the POP1 gene encoding ribonucleases P/MRP protein subunit POP1 produces MSGAREKKRAKKMRNQPASVTLPAEPGPFGGGGSRACPTPDVRSEQQQQQKFSNQSSGPSYRKDQYFSKGQSRGERGRGRGGWQGGHQSVSEEMPKYITVSAFAQARAAEISAMLKAVSQKSSNSLVFQTLPRHMRRRAMSHNVKRLPRRLQEMAKKEAEKAVHQKKEQSKTKCRKARRRHINLVAEFNHRQRKNIWLETHIWHAKRFHMVKKWGYCLGNSPTEKSYRACYRAMTKQCLLQDLSYYCCLELKGKENELLKQLARICSIDTGLTFQEASCLSGRFEGSLNLYRADRYPEDMLGPVTFIWKPRDGSENRQLWIWVHPALKQDILKELKAIFQCSEPEEIYISEPVTASVQEEKQVEVVTSLGNKRKKEDKEGEKAVPVKKIIGDGTRDPFQSYSWISRTTGIAISDRSMEILRYRLIGPLSHSILTETLKAASVQTEMADSETELNNWWVENCKDSEKVSLHQCQSAIFELLEGMSSPSDMPPGTILGLTVGDPRVNLPKKKTKAMPDFEKYQDNDKVRQLYLKGVPADCAHSFIWDHDICKNVTENKISEQDLNHMRAQLLVPGSHLDLGPCESKIPILLVQQPGKMAGEDRPGWGSGWDVYLPKGWGMAFWIPFIYRGVRVGGLQEALKHSEYQRTPHTPNDFPDCQAGMQFAKELETSLLEKYKRRPPAKRANYVKLGTLSPFICPWGQLTKNWEGRMKASGGFLCPSSPHPDCCTTEGQTLCDPKAEAVREASPENGEAEETMEITSSEGALKTEDLTSTQDFGERYETKTSDFIVLRSEKLLMQLSAWCYPSAGKDRRIRLISRLGQKEMTEDVFLPILMSYPRALVWVNLSLLRKGNPELHAMICIPTEDDLLHLSKDKLFCGPQEPKHRDIFKDKVQKQKEEKKKKKKKKDVKSLEGDPAGIPDEEATEDHEDLVLGLWSDALPDVTSHCSRTVLGYVTRGDFSLAVGCGEALGFVSLTGLIYMLHKQPADKKGLVLLRTPASLQYRFARLTIEV; encoded by the exons ATGTTcgttctgagcagcagcagcagcagaaattttCAAATCAGTCATCTGGGCCTTCTTACAGGAAAGACCAATATTTTTCAAAGGGGCAAAGTAGaggagagagaggcagaggaagaggaggatggcAAGGAGGACACCAGAGTGTATCTGAGGAGATGCCAAAATACATAACAG TGTCTGCCTTTGCTCAAGCTCGTGCTGCTGAGATCAGTGCCATGTTGAAAGCAGTTTCACAGAAGTCTTCCAACTCTCTGGTGTTCCAGACCCTCCCCAGGCACATGCGAAGGCGAGCAATGAGTCACAATGTTAAACGCTTACCCAGGCGGCTCCAAGAGATGGCCAAGAAAGAG GCAGAGAAAGCTGTACATCAGAAAAAAGAACAGTCAAAGACTAAATGCCGCAAAGCTAGAAGACGCCACATAAATTTGGTAGCAGAGTTTAATCACAGGCAAAGAAAGAATATTTGGCTGGAAACCCATATTTGGCATGCAAAGAGATTTCATATGGTAAAGAAATGGGGATACTGTTTAGGAAACAGCCCTACAGAGAAGAGCTACAGGGCTTGTTACCGAGCCATGACAAAGCAATGCCTTCTTCAG GACTTATCATATTATTGTTGCCTGGAGTTGAAGGGTAAAGAGAATGAGCTTCTGAAGCAACTTGCTCGAATATGTAGTATTGACACAG GATTGACATTTCAAGAGGCTTCTTGTCTGTCTGGAAGATTTGAGGGTTCCCTGAATCTTTACCGAGCAGATCGCTATCCTGAGGATATGCTTGGTCCTGTTACATTTATTTGGAAGCCCAGGGATGGGTCTGAAAACAGACAGTTGTGGATCTGGGTGCATCCAGCTCTGAAGCAG GACATACTGAAGGAGttgaaagcaatttttcagTGTTCGGAGCCTGAAGAAATCTATATTTCTGAGCCTGTTACAGCATCAGttcaagaggaaaaacaagTGGAAGTTGTTACAAGCCTTGGcaataaaagaaagaaggaggataaagaaggagaaaaggctgtgccagtgaaaaaaataattggtgACGGCACTAGAGATCCATTCCAATCCTACTCTTGGATCTCACGGACTACTGGCATTGCAATCAG TGACAGAAGCATGGAGATTCTCAGATACCGGCTGATCGGCCCATTATCACACTCCATCCTTACAGAGACCCTGAAGGCAGCTTCTGTCCAAACA GAGATGGCAGATTCAGAAACAGAACTGAATAACTGGTGGGTAGAAAACTGCAAGGACTCTGAAAAAGTATCTCTTCATCAATGTCAAAGTGCTATCTTTGAGCTATTGGAAG GGATGAGCTCACCATCAGATATGCCACCAGGTACAATACTTGGCCTCACTGTTGGAGATCCTCGAGTCAATTTGccaaaaaagaagacaaaagccATGCCAGACTTTGAAAAATACCAAG ATAATGATAAAGTTAGGCAGCTGTACCTGAAGGGTGTACCTGCAGACTGTGCTCACAGCTTTATCTGGGACCATGACATCTGTAAGAACgtcactgaaaataaaatctcagaGCAG GATTTAAACCATATGAGAGCTCAGTTACTGGTACCTGGATCACACCTTGATTTGGGTCCTTGTGAGTCTAAGATTCCCATACTGTtggtgcagcagccagggaaaatGGCTGGAGAAGATCGACCAGGATGGGGGAGTGGCTGGGATGTCTATCTCCCAAAGGGCTGGGGCATGGCTTTCTGGATTCCTTTT ATATATCGAGGTGTACGAGTCGGTGGCTTGCAAGAGGCATTAAAGCATTCTGAATACCAAAGAACACCTCACACTCCAAATGATTTCCCAGACTGCCAGGCAGGAATGCAGTTTGCCAAAGAACTGGAAACAAGTCTTCTTGAAAAATACAAACG ACGTCCACCTGCAAAAAGAGCAAATTATGTCAAGCTGGGCACTCTGTCTCCTTTCATCTGTCCTTGGGGGCAGCTGACCAAGAACTGGGAAGGAAGAATGAAAGCTTCAGGAGGATTTTTATGTCCTTCTTCCCCACACCCTGACTGCTGCACAACTGAAGGGCAGACCCTTTGTGACCCCAAGGCAGAAGCAGTCAGAGAAGCTTCTCCTGAGAATGGTGAGGCAGAGGAGACCATGGAAATAACAAGTTCTGAAGGTGCCCTAAAGACAGAGGATCTTACAAGCACCCAAGATTTTGGTGAGAGATACGAAACTAAGACAAGTGACTTTATTGTTCTCAG GAGTGAGAAACTACTAATGCAGCTATCAGCCTGGTGTTACCCCTCTGCTGGGAAGGATCGGCGGATCCGCCTTATTTCTCGGCTGGGACAGAAGGAAATGACTGAAGATGTGTTTTTGCCAATTTTGATGAGTTACCCAAGAGCTCTTGTCTGGGTCAATTTGTCACTCTTGAGAAAGGGGAACCCTGAATTACATGCCATGATTTGCATCCCAACAGAAGATGACTTGCTGCACCTCAGCAAAGACAAACTCTTTTGTGGTCCACAAGAACCCAAGCATCGTGACATATTTAAAGACAAGGTACAGAAGCAaaaagaggagaagaagaagaagaagaagaaaaaggatgtGAAGTCCCTAGAGGGTGACCCTGCAGGCATTCCAGATGAAGAAGCAACTGAGGACCATGAAGACCTCGTTCTCGGTCTTTGgtcagatgctctcccagatgttacttcccactgctccaggaCTGTCTTGGGGTATGTCACTCGAGGGGATTTTTCATTGGCTGTAGGCTGTGGAGAAGCACTGGGTTTTGTTAGCTTGACTGGGTTAATTTATATGTTACACAAACAGCCAGCAGATAAGAAAGGGCTTGTTTTGTTAAGGACTCCAGCATCTTTACAGTACAGGTTTGCAAGACTTACTATTGAGGTTTAA